The Raphanus sativus cultivar WK10039 chromosome 2, ASM80110v3, whole genome shotgun sequence DNA segment TATGATAGGCTAGAAACTTATATTCATGCTCTTTTTGATCTTGGTCAGAATGCAATTTGTATTTATCTTTATACTACCATcgttttacatttttgttgacATAATTCAAATGAAAGTTGTTTTCATCTAAAGGTCATTGTGCTTCCATGTTCTGTTACAGTGGCTTcctaaaattgttataattgaACATTTGTGATCTTACTAGTCCAGTTGGTTGTACTAGTATTTTTCATGTTCATGGTTTTTCGTTCTCTTCGTTGTTTGGTATTTcgactttgatgatatcttgtATCTCACAATTGGATAGGGAGTACTGGAAGCTGTTCGGATTAGTCTTGCAGGGTATCCCACACGAAGGAATTATTCAGACTTCTTGGATCGGTTTGGTCTGCTAGCTCCAGAGTTCATGGATGAGAGGTACGCATATTTGATGGATGATTCTAAGATCATTGTCGGAGTGGTTATCCTATATTTGTCCATGCAATTTGGTCAGTCTgtgcaaataatattttatacattttttctGTGACCTCCTGGTTGAGGAAAGATAGATAATATGTTGATAGAACTTAAACATTATTTATAGCTTTCGGTCAGACAGGACGAATAGGGACCTTGATTTCGTTAAGTTTCCAATTTCTTGTATCCTGCATTGAATAATCTTTTTTGCCAAGCAAGGTtgatatgtataaatatttgcagCAACGATGAGCAGGCACTGACCGAGAAAATCTTGAGGAAAGTAGGTCTTGGGAATTATCAGGTATACTGATCCCAACATTACTATTACTAATAACATTTCGCTTCTTGGTGGGCCAAAAACCCAAAGGATTCTCTCTAATGCATGGCACCCACTTAATTACTTTAATTGATTTGCTGATATGTGGATCATCTTTCACAGCTTGGAAGGACAAAAGTTTTCCTTAGGGCTGGTCAAATTGGCATTTTAGACTCTAGGCGGGCTGAAGTTCTTGATGCTTCTGCAAGACTCATTCAGCGAAGATTGAGAACATTTGTTACGCACCAGAACTTCATCTCTGCGCGGGCCTCTGCAATTTCTTTTCAAGCATACTGTAGAGGTTCCTTTCTCATCCACTACTATTCttatttctttgtttatatGCAGTTCTCTTGCATTCGAATTTTGTGGTCGTTTGAGATATCTTCATAGATGTAACAACCTACTCTCGGAAAATTatgttatgatttttttgttaaacatgTTCACATTTATCTTCCATGCAAATTGTGGTTACTAGTATATTATTAGTTTGTACAtgcttttttcatttttcttttctctgtttcATTTCGATgctctaataataataataataataataataataatatccaTTGGCAAGGATGCCTGTCTCGAAATGCTTACGCCACTAGAAGGAATGCAGCGGCAGCAGTTTTGGTACAAAAGCATGCGCGCAGATGGCTGTCAAGATGTGCATTTGTGAAATATGTATCGGCTGCCTTAGTAATACAGTCTTACATCCGTGCTGACTCAGCTCGTTTGAAGTTTGCACATCAGAAACAACACAGAGCTGCTTCTGTCATTCAGGTACATTGAATCTCCGAGTTCGTATAATAAATTATGTGTAACACCTTTTTTTGCTATAAGTTTTCATATGGGGAACTATATATCCAGCTAGTTTCCTGATGTCTTTATCCTCATTCATCATTTCACTCTCTAATGCATGCTCGAATAATGTGTATCTCTTAGGCTCGTTGGAGAATGCATAAGTTTCGGTCAGCTTTCAGGCATCGTAAATCTTCTATTATTGCCATTCAGTGTTGTTGGCGGCGGAAGCTTGCAAAGAGAGAGTTTAGAAAACTTAAACAGGTATGTTTTAGTTATGTTAAAGAGCAGGGTGATATCAATTGGCTACATATCACTCAAAGGATAAACATGCAAATCTTTGTCTTGCAGGCCGCTAATGAAACAGGTGCTTTGCGATTAGCTAAAACTAAACTTGAGAAGCGGTTAGAAGATCTTGAATGGCGGTTGCAGCTTGAGAAACGATTGCGAGTATGTTCCCAATTTTGTCGTTTATATAGTACTGATCTCCTGAAACAGTGTAAATAACTACAAGTGATTTAAAACAGACAAGTGGTGAGGAGGCCAAGTCAGGTGAAGTATCCAAGCTTCAGAAAACATTGGAATCTTTCAGCCTCAAACTAGATGCAGCTAAGCTGGCTACCATTAATGAATGCAATAAGAATGCAGTACTTCAAAAGCAACTAGACATATCCATAAAGGAGAAGGCTGCTGTTGTAAAAGAACTTAATGGAATGGTTGAACTGGAAAAAGAGAACACTTCGTTGAAGGTAATTTTCTACTATTCTCCATATGAGTGCATATAAAGATCTTGTTCTGTCATTGTCTTAAACTTGGATTCCTTCTTAAGGGTTGTATTCTCTATCATTGATTTTtctattagttaaaaatttactTAGGTTTTTAATCAGTTAAAAATTTACTTAAAAAGAGTCCTTAAGTTTTTTCCCTTGGGTCAACCTCCGCAATTATGTTTCAGTTTACCTACAGGGCTGGTCAAATTTTTTAAGTTCTATAATAACGGGATCCAGTTTCCGGAGAGTGTGAAAGTGGATATATATTAATTGCATTTGTGAAAGGGTATTCTGAGAAATTCTCTCAAAAGTGGTTAAATCTTTGGATAGCATGTCCTATTCTTTTCTTTGTTCGCtgcttgttttttcttttctttgatatATATTGGTATCTTTTTGGTAATGCTTGATTGCTTTCACTTTTTTCTTAGTGCCCAAATTCTTTCGTTTCGGTTGTTCACGGGTTTTTTGGTAACCCTTTTTAAATGATAGAATTCGATGAATTCCTTGGAAAATAAGAATCTGGCTCTGGAGAAGGAGCTTCTGAGTGCTAAAACCGATTTCAGTAACACACTACAGAAGTTGAAAGAAGCTGAAAAAAGATGTTCTGAACTCCAGACGAATGTTCAAAGGTTTGTAGGTGCAGTGCAGGTCTTTTTCTCAACTCAACCTCAGGTTTGTGTTTGACAAGTGTATTTACTTTTGCCTTGCAGTCTCGAGGAGAAACTCTCTCGCTTGGAGAACGAGAACCATGTCTTGAGGCAGAACACGTTAAGTTTATCCCCAAAGAGAATAGGACAGAGACTTGGTGAAGTATGTAATCTTTGACTTTTCTCTGCTGCACTTTCTGAATATGCATGCACGAAAGTATGCACTCTGTGAAATTGCTGGATATCTTACCTTTTTGAACCATGCATCCCACCACCATTGCTTGTCAATTATTGTCATCCTGTCTTCTTTGGTCTTTAAGTTTTACCAACTGCTCATTACTACTGCCTCTTCAACAGAAACACTCTAGTGCTATCGTACCAGCTCAGAATGACAAAAGATCTGTTTTTGTAAGTAACTACTcctttttcatttgttttatgacctctatctttttatttttggtttgtaAATGCTTGAAAATGAGGACTCTACCTTGCCGTTAATATGTACAGGCGACACCCACACCATCAAAGCACATTATGCCCATTTCACATAGCCTGTCAGAACCACGTCGATCGAAATTCACTGCAGAAAGAAACTTGGTACATATTCACTGCCATTTTCATTAGGCTGTCAATATTTTTTACGGTGAACGAAGTTGTTTTGCTGAGTTGAATCAATATGTTCGTATTATCTCATATCTGTTTCTTGTCATGTAGAACTTTCTTGTTGTTGGGTGAAGTAGATACTAATTTTGACATAAGTTACCACTATAATGCAGGAGAACTACGAGTTGCTCTCCAGATGTATAAAGGAAAATTTGGGATTCAATGATGATAAGCCACTGGCTGCTTGTGTAATATACAAATGTCTTCTGCACTGGCACGCCTTTGAATCTGAGAGCACAGCGATATTTAACATCATTATCGAGGGAATTAATGAAGCCCTTAAGGTGATTCCTGTTGTAATCAATTTTTTCCCTCTTGATTTCACTCTTGTTGAAGGAATCTCGTAAATTTCTTAGCTTAAACAAATTGATAGAACTCTTTTATGTTGTGGTTTCTATGTTTGTTTCAGGGTGGAGATGAGAACAATGTATTACCATATTGGCTTTCAAACTCTTCAGCACTTCTATGTCTCTTGCAGAGAAATCTGCGGTCGAATAGTTTTCTAAATGCTAGTGCTCAGCGGTCTGGGAGGGCTGCATATGTAAGTTCAGTGGATAGATATCTCCACTTCAGATTAGTTTGCACGTTTCATTTCTGTAGAATTAAAATTCTCATTGTCTATTGCTTATTGAGATTCAGAAGCACCGTGTTACCTTGTTTTAATATGTTCACTGTGTAAACTGATGTTCTGTTTCTTGCGTACCAGGGAGTAAAGACTCCTTTTAAACTCCATGGACCTGACGATGGTGCTGGGCAAATAGAAGCAAGATATCCTGCAATATTATTTAAGCAGCAGCTGACAGCATGTGTGGAAAAGATTTATGGTCTAATTCGTGATAATTTGAAGAAAGAATTGTCACCGCTTCTTGGATTATGCATTCAGGTGAGAGTCCAAAAGTAGGTAGATATTCAGCATCGTTGATATTGATTCTCTGAAATATTTATTGGATACCATTAACTTAGTTCTTTAACATGCACCAAGATACTTAGTTACTGAGACTTTACACGCCATTTGGCATTTCTCATGTATTCTTCATTCTATCTGTTGTTTTTGGTATACAACTTGATGGTACACAATATCAAGTTTGTGCACAGCATTATATGTTTGTTATGTGACAAAAGATCTGGGTTACCGTGTGTTCCTAAATAAAATATAGCAATTTGGTTATTGTAGCGTTATAAATTGCGTGTTTACTGAACTGCGTTTAGTTTCATctctttagtttcaaaattctgaaaattttgttgGAATAGGTTATAACTTTTCAAGTGTTTCTTTAATGATCTATAGGCGCCCAAAGCTTCACGAGGGACTGCTGGAAAATCATCTAGATCACCAGGTGTTGCGCCGCAGCAATCACCGAGTAGTCAATGGGAAAACATACTAAAATTCTTGGATTCTCTTATGTCCCGCCTACGCCAAAATCATGTATGTACACATTCCGTAGCTTCAATTATAACTTCAATTATAATGTCTGCTTCTACCCACGCGGTTTTTAATGATGTTTTCATCCTGCATGGATAAAATTCTATTCTTCTAAGTTCGTGTATATTGTATTGGTCTAGTAATTACGCTGTAGTTTCCTGTGCGAGGATTAGGAATTAGAATGATCATGTTCCAAGCTGCCTTGTACTTTAAGAATATCTATGTTCTTGTTTTCTAACCTGGATATCATATTGGTAGGTACCCTCGTTCTTCATTCGAAAACTTGTGACTCAGGTTTTCTCATTTATCAACTTGTCACTTTTCAACAGGTAGATGTTGTCTTTTTTTCAGTTCTTTGCTTTGTTGCTTACCGCagtttacatttattttctgcATATTTAATCCGAATTCCTTTTCAGTCTTCTCCTTCGACGTGAATGTTGCACATTTTCAAATGGGGAATACGTGAAATCTGGGATTGCAGAATTAGAGAAGTGGATAGCCAGTGTCAAGGAAGAGGTACACCATGTTATATACTCGTTAGTTGCTTCGTAGACGGATGCTATCTGTGATCTAAAATTTTGTGAATGCAGTTTTCAGGAACTTCTTGGCACGAGTTAAATTACATTAGACAAGCTGTCGGATTCTTGGTAAaaaatcatcttcttttctatTCTGAGAAAAGTCTAGTTTCATTTTGTAATTGAGCTTGCATTTAATTGAATTGTATTTTAtgaaactttttaattttcgtCCTAGGTTATACACCAGAAGAGAAAAAAATCACTGGAAGAAATCAGGCAGGACCTGTGCCCGGTACGTTGTTTGGcttccattttttcttttctttttggatccTGGCCTTGAGCACTTCTGAAATCTCATGAAAACTCGGGACTATTGTATTCTTCTGTAGGCATTGACAATAAGGCAAATATATCGAATAAGTACGATGTACTGGGATGATAAGTATGGAACTCAAAGTGTCTCAAGTGAGGTGAGTTAATGTCTAAAGCTCTTAATCATGGGCGCTTCTAATTGTGTTTAAATGtctatttaaacatttttacaCATATCTCTGTGCTGTAGGTGGTTTCTCAAATGAGGGTACTTGTTGACAAGGATAGCCAAAAACTAACATCTAATTCCTTCTTGCTGGATGATGATATGAGGTATTATTCTCGTCCGTTTTGTCTGTATAATTAATTGAAATACTTCAAATGTAAGCCGGCTCTCAAGTTTAGTTATTCGTGAGTAGAAGAATATGGTAGCAACGACATAAACGTTTATATCTCTAGCTCGGCCAAGGGTTACAACTTGTGAGTTATACATGTGAAAATCTAGGATCCATGTAAACTGAAAAACGCTTTTAGTATATCTAAGGTTTGGTTTGGGCATTTGGTTGAGAGTAGACGGTTAGTCAAGTTTCTCTCGCATAACTCAGACATAGTTTAAGTTGATTAATGTATCGTTTTGTGTGTGTGCAGCATTCCTTTCTCTGCAGAAGATATAGATAAGGCTATTCCAGTTTTAGACCCATCAGAAATAGAACCACCAAAATTTGTATCTGAATATACGTGTGCACAGTCCCTTGTGAAGAAACCCTCCACAGCTTCAGCCTCAACGCATATCCTTTGATGCATATGAGCTTGATTATGCATCAATGAAAGttaggaagaaaaaaacatttggtATTTTGCAAATTTCTCTTTTAGGAGAATGAAACAATGGAAGCTTAGACTTTGTAACTGTAGAACTTTACTATACGTTGAAgtcaaaatatttgtaattgtGCAATTgtcagttttttcttttctttttggggACTGTAAATGGTACAGCATCTTTGTGAATATTAAGTAATGAATTCTCTTAATTCTTTGAAATTTTATGGATATTTTCATTGTTCATTACACATCaactatgttgatgatatgccAACaactatgttgatgatataattattTGAGAGTTACATGCCAACaactatgttgatgatatcaatGCGAGCATTCCCGTCCCCTTACTATTGTGTGAAAGTGATTTGTAGTTATAGTACACCACCAAATATTACTGGTGACCAAATCACAATCTATTCTTTTGTAATAACCGATATTACTCTTATtgattataacttttataatatatattaaacttgtGGTACCAAACGTAAGaagtcaaataatttataatttcttattaatattttcactactaaataaagtttataatgaaaaatatttatttatgttttcatctaaaaatttaatgtcttgtaaatttatttgtaaactaaaatatatttagaaattatatttttattttaaaatttattctcttttcaattatctaaaaattaaaaattttacttgattaacATTTATTTACGTATTttgttatctaaaatattttttgtcttgtaaatttatttgtacactaaaatatatttagaaattatatttttattttaaaatttttttccttttgaattatataaaacctaaaatttacttgattaatatttagttatgtgttttgttatcaaaaatattttttgtcttttaaatttagttgtacactaaagtatttttattaattatctattttattttaaaatttatttccttttcaattatatgaaaatcaaaactttacttgattaatatttagttatgtggtatgtgttttttttaaaaaaaattaactcttTTATTATAAGATTTTACAGAAAACAACACAATAtgtataaaactatttttattttatatatatttttagattttagataaattttaatattattagttttaataatttatctaatcaaaagaactaaaattcgttttttattttgtggctaatttatatgttatattcattaaaaatataaatgatattaaccactaactttttattttaaaatatatttctagatGTTGGATAAtccttatcattattaattttagtcacttatctaatcaaattattaaagttcatttttatttaatgggtaatttgtatttttattcattaaaaatataaacgatattaaccgtCCTAATTTTTAACGTAAGAGTTATGTTGCGAAAAATTACTTCGAATagataatttgtatttttattcattaaaaatataaataatattaaccGTCCTAACTTTTTAATGAGAGGtacgttgcgaaaaatcacttcgcaaataatattatagataccCAAGATAccaaaaaaagtttgttttatttgatttagtataaataattgtatagtttcaaaaagaaaagtttcgaaaaaaaaagatataacgaatatatttgatttataattttaattttaagtatttatcgtcgacataatttttctttgaattttcataaattttattaaagctGAAAATGGGTAAGGTTATGATTTTGGACTAGAAAATAATGTTCGGTTGATTTATTAGTTTCTACTCACAACCGGTTTAGCCACCTGGTTTTCATAAAATTGATTTTGGTTCAGTAATTAGGCTTTTTTTTATGGGCCGGCGCCACATCTTCACCTTCATCAGTATTCACATAGATAGATTAGAGTTTTTATAAGTTAAGAGTTGTATTGATCAAATAGGAACAATTGCTACTTTTTCAATTGTTGTGCACTATAAGAGTTACAAACAACTTGTATCAACATGATGACAGATGCTTTGGTTATGATGTTCAATCAACATGATATGATAATGATTATAATGTCTCAATCTTTCTCTACCCATGGCTAAAGGGATGAGTAACCTGGTGAACCTTAGGGGCTTCGGTGCTACTGTACTGTCGTCCCACAGCTCGAGCACGAGGAATCGATTGCTTCTCAGCTGCAAGCGCATTTACATTCTCAACTAGATACTGTCACGGGAGCCTCCAAACCACATTACCTTCCTCGTTCCCTTGCCTATCGAGGAATACCTTCAACACCGAACTCATCCAGCTCTTGCTCCCATTTCGTGTTGTCCACATTTAGCATCACAAAATGCACTTTGTCCCTGCAGATCACAACGAAACTAAGACAATAACAGACCAGAGTCTGAATTACCAAATCCTCCTCCCAATCAATCTCACAT contains these protein-coding regions:
- the LOC108841701 gene encoding myosin-15, which translates into the protein MDSNLRKGDKVWVEDKDLAWIPGDVLDSSSSNKVHVETSTGKKVSVSPEKLFLRDPDEEEHNGVDDMTKLTYLHEPGVLYNLQRRYALNDIYTYTGSILIAVNPFKKLPHLYDAYMMEQYKGAPFGELSPHVFAVSEVAYRAMIDDSRSQSILVSGESGAGKTETTKLIMQYLTFVGGRAAVDDRSVEQQVLESNPLLEAFGNAKTVRNDNSSRFGKFVEIQFDANGRISGAAIRTYLLERSRVVRITDPERNYHCFYQLCASGNDADKYKLSNPRQFHYLNQSKTYELEGVSNAEEYKNTRRAMDIVGISHDEQEGIFRTLAAILHLGNVEFSPGKEHDSSVVKDQESRIYLEMAADLFKCDPNLLLASLCTRSILTREGPIIKALDCNAAVTSRDALAKTVYARLFDWLVDKINRSVGQDPNSRFKIGVLDIYGFECFKSNSFEQFCINFANEKLQQHFNEHVFKMEQDEYRKEEINWSYIEFVDNQDVLDLIEKKPIGVIALLDEACMFPRSTHESFSMKLFHNFKTHPRLEKPKFSETDFTLSHYAGKVTYQTETFLDKNRDYAIVEHCNLLSSSKCPFVAGLFPSAPEESTRSSYKFSSVSSRFKQQLQALMETLNETEPHYVRCVKPNSLNRPHKFENPSVLHQLRCGGVLEAVRISLAGYPTRRNYSDFLDRFGLLAPEFMDESNDEQALTEKILRKVGLGNYQLGRTKVFLRAGQIGILDSRRAEVLDASARLIQRRLRTFVTHQNFISARASAISFQAYCRGCLSRNAYATRRNAAAAVLVQKHARRWLSRCAFVKYVSAALVIQSYIRADSARLKFAHQKQHRAASVIQARWRMHKFRSAFRHRKSSIIAIQCCWRRKLAKREFRKLKQAANETGALRLAKTKLEKRLEDLEWRLQLEKRLRTSGEEAKSGEVSKLQKTLESFSLKLDAAKLATINECNKNAVLQKQLDISIKEKAAVVKELNGMVELEKENTSLKNSMNSLENKNLALEKELLSAKTDFSNTLQKLKEAEKRCSELQTNVQSLEEKLSRLENENHVLRQNTLSLSPKRIGQRLGEKHSSAIVPAQNDKRSVFATPTPSKHIMPISHSLSEPRRSKFTAERNLENYELLSRCIKENLGFNDDKPLAACVIYKCLLHWHAFESESTAIFNIIIEGINEALKGGDENNVLPYWLSNSSALLCLLQRNLRSNSFLNASAQRSGRAAYGVKTPFKLHGPDDGAGQIEARYPAILFKQQLTACVEKIYGLIRDNLKKELSPLLGLCIQAPKASRGTAGKSSRSPGVAPQQSPSSQWENILKFLDSLMSRLRQNHVPSFFIRKLVTQVFSFINLSLFNSLLLRRECCTFSNGEYVKSGIAELEKWIASVKEEFSGTSWHELNYIRQAVGFLVIHQKRKKSLEEIRQDLCPALTIRQIYRISTMYWDDKYGTQSVSSEVVSQMRVLVDKDSQKLTSNSFLLDDDMSIPFSAEDIDKAIPVLDPSEIEPPKFVSEYTCAQSLVKKPSTASASTHIL